A stretch of Methanobrevibacter sp. YE315 DNA encodes these proteins:
- a CDS encoding Ig-like domain-containing protein has product MVIVCLMGVVAAADLGNVSNTEDSNLISGDAQALSAENKLEVSSEDSISETILVNSHDDDLNSYSNTAVLKSCYEDNCGQVQSSNNSVGSDKISVSSGKNVLSASSSKDSSLAATAKVPTNLTVSDTHYGKSATSFKVTLKDEKGNAVKNQNISLTVKAHTYYAVTNSAGVALIKTAALPIGAYNVAITYKGNSNYRNSYLATKVNVLSSVIGNDIKKYYGYVSVYKVQYWKDNDPLANTNVSLTIHGVTYTKTTDANGRTTLNVNLAPGTYSIDTVNPYSLEKASNTVISKKDGSVLEHAADTYLTPNTQSKYTVLLKSNHNTILTGKTVIFTFNNKQVVTKTDNEGKARFSIPNLSIGTYKISYKFEGDHLFGPGSGSGTLHVRNPTTKLQSSALKMEYGDGSKFAVTVKDKNDKPLTNLDVKFTLNGKTYAQKTNSKGVAYLTVGNLKPGTYTVKFQAGVYGNDNYNSGSNTITISKQTVLISAGNLFMNYKDGSSYNVTVKTKDGKPLKGATVKFTIHTVTYPKVTDANGKIIYNIGLVIGYYPTVAVVDDDYHTSATLKEYVIVNGTKFVAQNTYVASGSSATYSVQLLNYNDKPIQNANVVFKMDGKTYNAKTDSNGNAKVNLGVLSKGVHSITYTHEKYSGTSKIEVLDTVTISQLIAASKTVKSYIEANYKLPTSVKVGTNTLTTAQYLYLASKAIINLKAGKTTAIPIIKVGNPKNPIVAYSLGNLYNYLAVANSVVKTADSTGVMPNSVPSSLGTIGYEGVVYAFARVVAFYGNEKVMPSYVAIKALYGDSSAVSGIPNTISNLAPYLAASTNCQVNNAQIKALANKLTSGLTSDAAKARAIYNYVRDYISYSFYYDTKYGAAGTLSAKTGNCVDQAHLSVALYRAAKLPARYAHGTCTFSSGSTYGHVWAQVLVGNYWIVSDTTSNRNSLGTIANWNTNSYSLHGYYSSLSF; this is encoded by the coding sequence TTGGTAATTGTCTGTTTAATGGGAGTTGTTGCTGCAGCGGATTTGGGTAATGTTTCAAATACAGAAGATTCAAATTTAATATCAGGTGATGCTCAGGCATTGTCTGCCGAAAATAAATTAGAAGTTTCTAGCGAGGATTCTATCTCAGAGACTATTTTAGTTAATTCTCATGATGATGATTTAAATAGTTATTCTAATACTGCTGTTTTAAAAAGCTGTTATGAGGATAATTGCGGGCAAGTTCAATCTTCCAATAATAGTGTAGGCTCTGATAAAATTAGTGTTTCTAGCGGAAAAAATGTTTTATCCGCTTCATCAAGCAAAGATAGTTCTCTTGCAGCTACTGCAAAAGTACCAACAAATTTAACAGTATCTGATACTCATTATGGAAAATCAGCTACATCTTTCAAAGTAACTTTGAAAGATGAGAAAGGTAATGCGGTTAAAAATCAAAATATCTCTTTGACAGTTAAGGCGCATACCTATTATGCTGTTACAAATAGTGCTGGTGTTGCATTAATAAAAACTGCTGCATTGCCTATTGGAGCTTATAATGTTGCAATAACTTATAAAGGTAATTCTAACTACAGAAACTCTTATCTTGCAACAAAAGTTAATGTTTTATCATCTGTTATTGGTAATGATATTAAAAAATACTACGGATATGTGTCTGTTTATAAGGTACAATATTGGAAAGATAATGATCCATTAGCAAATACTAATGTTTCATTAACCATTCACGGTGTAACATATACAAAAACCACTGATGCGAATGGTAGGACTACATTAAATGTAAATTTAGCTCCAGGTACTTATTCCATTGATACAGTTAACCCGTATTCATTGGAAAAAGCATCTAATACTGTTATATCTAAAAAAGATGGTTCAGTTCTAGAACATGCTGCTGATACCTATCTAACCCCTAACACTCAGTCTAAATATACTGTACTCTTAAAATCAAACCACAACACCATACTTACAGGCAAAACCGTTATTTTCACATTCAACAATAAACAAGTAGTCACTAAGACTGATAATGAAGGAAAAGCAAGATTTTCCATTCCTAATCTTTCTATAGGCACTTATAAAATTAGTTATAAATTTGAAGGGGATCATTTATTTGGTCCGGGTTCTGGATCCGGAACACTACATGTTAGGAATCCAACAACAAAACTCCAGTCTTCAGCTTTGAAAATGGAATATGGTGATGGATCCAAATTTGCAGTTACAGTGAAAGATAAGAACGACAAACCTTTAACTAACCTTGATGTGAAATTTACACTTAACGGAAAAACATATGCTCAAAAGACCAACTCCAAAGGGGTTGCCTATTTGACTGTAGGTAATTTAAAACCTGGTACTTACACTGTTAAATTCCAGGCAGGTGTTTATGGTAATGATAATTATAATAGTGGTTCAAACACTATCACTATTTCTAAACAAACTGTGTTAATATCCGCGGGTAACTTATTCATGAACTATAAAGATGGTTCTTCTTATAATGTCACAGTTAAAACCAAAGACGGTAAGCCTCTTAAAGGAGCTACTGTTAAATTTACAATTCATACAGTGACTTATCCTAAGGTAACTGATGCAAACGGTAAAATCATATATAATATCGGTCTTGTAATCGGTTATTACCCGACTGTTGCAGTTGTTGATGATGATTATCATACTTCTGCTACATTAAAGGAATATGTAATAGTTAATGGAACTAAATTTGTAGCTCAAAATACTTATGTAGCTTCTGGAAGCAGTGCCACTTATTCAGTTCAGTTGTTGAATTATAATGACAAGCCAATTCAAAATGCAAATGTTGTATTTAAAATGGACGGAAAAACTTATAATGCAAAAACTGATTCAAATGGTAATGCTAAAGTTAATTTAGGTGTTTTATCTAAAGGCGTGCATAGTATTACTTATACTCATGAAAAATATAGTGGTACATCTAAAATTGAAGTTTTAGATACCGTTACAATTAGCCAATTGATTGCCGCATCTAAAACAGTTAAATCCTATATTGAAGCAAATTACAAATTGCCTACTTCAGTTAAAGTAGGAACAAATACCTTAACTACTGCACAGTATTTATACTTGGCTTCAAAAGCAATTATAAATTTAAAAGCAGGTAAAACTACTGCAATTCCTATTATAAAGGTTGGTAATCCTAAAAATCCGATAGTCGCATATTCTTTAGGTAATCTTTATAATTATCTTGCTGTTGCTAATAGTGTTGTGAAAACTGCTGATTCTACAGGTGTGATGCCTAATTCAGTACCTTCCAGTCTTGGAACAATTGGTTATGAAGGTGTTGTATATGCTTTCGCACGTGTTGTTGCATTTTATGGTAATGAAAAAGTAATGCCATCATATGTTGCTATTAAGGCTTTATATGGTGACAGTTCAGCGGTTTCAGGAATTCCAAACACAATCTCTAATTTAGCACCGTACTTAGCAGCGTCCACTAACTGTCAAGTTAATAATGCTCAAATTAAAGCGTTAGCTAATAAATTAACTAGTGGATTAACTAGTGATGCAGCTAAAGCCAGAGCAATTTATAACTATGTCAGGGATTATATTTCATATAGTTTCTATTATGATACCAAATATGGTGCCGCAGGTACATTAAGTGCAAAAACTGGAAATTGTGTAGATCAAGCACACTTGTCAGTAGCATTGTATAGGGCAGCTAAGCTCCCTGCTAGATATGCGCACGGTACATGTACATTCAGTAGTGGAAGTACCTATGGTCACGTATGGGCCCAAGTATTGGTCGGAAACTATTGGATTGTAAGTGATACAACTAGTAATAGAAATTCGTTAGGAACTATAGCTAATTGGAATACGAACTCTTATAGTCTTCACGGCTATTATTCAAGTCTTTCATTCTAA
- a CDS encoding radical SAM protein has translation MLYEKNIYKKNHKKIDIKLGLAYPNIYRTAMSSLGYNILYNQINERENTLCERIIFPSTKSIESNTPSKYFDILSFSLQFEEDYFNVLDMLKRAEIPLKRKDRTKDDPLIIAGGPCATANPMPLSDYIDIFIIGEGEYILDKFLDTYLETEAGSLEEFLDLPGIYIPEYNNKTKINIVDDMNNAYHITEPIISQSDDEEYQTIFNNSIMLNVSRGCTRGCRFCMSSYLYRPMRQTDYKKLIDLAIKNRENTGLNKVTLIGAAVSDYGDLEKLIQGLENEGFQISTPSLRIESITKETLESLKRSGLKTITLAPESIGRLRKVINKEILEEQIFTVIKNAIELDFKIKLYFLIGIPGETKEDIEELCRYMKKIANMHTNIRNVKFSINPVIPKPHTPLQWEPYDFKDIKNKTRYIKKEMKKYNIKCESPKKGLVQYILSCGNRDIGAIIEKSLTKQPTLKEWKEHMPKYNIDDTLPWNNIDVGVNERFLKIENRRLRNLKQTPWCEIGPCYNCGACENNF, from the coding sequence ATGCTGTATGAAAAAAATATTTATAAAAAAAATCATAAAAAAATCGATATTAAGCTAGGATTAGCCTATCCAAATATTTACCGCACAGCAATGTCCTCGTTAGGTTACAATATATTGTATAATCAGATTAATGAACGGGAAAACACTTTATGTGAACGGATAATTTTTCCTAGCACAAAATCAATTGAATCAAATACTCCAAGCAAATATTTCGACATATTAAGCTTTTCTCTTCAATTTGAAGAAGACTATTTTAACGTATTAGACATGCTTAAAAGGGCAGAAATACCATTGAAAAGAAAAGACCGAACAAAAGATGATCCTCTCATTATTGCAGGAGGTCCATGCGCAACCGCAAACCCCATGCCACTTTCAGATTATATTGATATTTTCATAATAGGTGAGGGTGAATATATTTTGGATAAATTTTTAGACACATATCTTGAAACAGAAGCCGGAAGCCTTGAAGAATTTTTGGACTTGCCCGGAATTTATATTCCCGAATATAACAACAAGACAAAAATAAATATTGTGGACGACATGAACAATGCCTACCATATCACTGAACCAATAATCAGCCAAAGCGATGACGAGGAATATCAAACAATTTTCAACAACTCAATAATGCTAAATGTTTCAAGGGGATGTACACGAGGTTGCAGATTCTGCATGTCAAGTTATCTTTACAGACCCATGAGGCAGACAGACTATAAAAAACTAATTGACCTCGCAATAAAGAACCGTGAAAATACCGGACTGAATAAGGTTACATTAATAGGTGCTGCGGTTTCAGATTATGGTGATTTGGAAAAGTTAATACAAGGTTTGGAAAATGAAGGCTTTCAGATTTCAACACCATCTTTAAGAATTGAATCTATTACAAAAGAAACATTAGAATCACTCAAGAGAAGTGGACTCAAAACAATTACCCTTGCACCAGAATCAATCGGCCGATTGAGAAAAGTCATAAATAAGGAGATACTGGAAGAGCAAATTTTTACAGTAATAAAAAATGCAATTGAATTGGATTTTAAAATTAAATTATATTTTTTAATTGGCATACCTGGAGAAACTAAAGAGGACATTGAGGAACTTTGCAGGTACATGAAAAAGATAGCTAATATGCACACTAACATTCGGAATGTGAAATTTAGCATCAATCCTGTTATTCCAAAACCCCACACTCCTCTACAATGGGAGCCTTATGATTTTAAAGATATAAAAAACAAAACCCGATATATTAAGAAGGAAATGAAAAAATATAACATAAAGTGCGAAAGTCCTAAAAAAGGATTGGTTCAGTATATATTGTCTTGTGGAAATAGGGACATTGGTGCAATTATTGAGAAATCTTTAACAAAACAGCCTACATTGAAAGAATGGAAAGAACATATGCCCAAATATAATATTGATGATACACTACCTTGGAACAATATTGATGTGGGCGTGAATGAAAGATTTCTAAAAATAGAAAACAGACGATTGAGAAATTTGAAGCAAACACCATGGTGTGAAATCGGTCCATGCTATAACTGTGGTGCATGTGAAAATAATTTCTAG
- a CDS encoding pyridoxal phosphate-dependent aminotransferase → MINPANRTKTIELSLIRKMFEVTNPNAINLGIGEPDFDVPKNIKQAMKNSIDENDTHYTPNKGYIELREEIVKKFKNDNGINTNPDNIIVTAGASEGLFLCAQAFIEKGDEVLLPDPGFLSYEACVKIADGTIVPVDCTMENEFKIKAEDVEEKITDKTKAIVLNSPSNPTGAVMEKEDVKAIADLSMDKNFLIISDEIYEKIIYDKKHYSPAKYSDNVITLNGFSKTYAMTGLRIGYLTANENYIEEMLKIHQYNIACASTTSQRGAYEALIGPQDEVNKMVDEFQRRRDLIVTRLNDMGYETVNAEGAFYVFPKIEDENFVLKAAKEGVITVPGIAFGSNGKNHVRMSYANSYENIEKAMDILEERVVNG, encoded by the coding sequence ATGATTAATCCAGCAAATAGAACAAAAACAATTGAATTATCATTGATAAGAAAAATGTTTGAAGTGACAAATCCTAACGCAATCAACTTAGGAATTGGCGAACCTGATTTTGATGTCCCTAAAAACATTAAGCAAGCTATGAAAAATTCAATCGATGAAAATGATACACATTATACTCCTAACAAAGGATACATTGAATTAAGAGAAGAGATAGTTAAGAAATTTAAAAATGATAATGGAATCAATACAAATCCGGACAACATCATTGTAACTGCAGGTGCTAGTGAAGGATTATTCCTATGTGCCCAAGCATTCATAGAAAAAGGTGATGAAGTACTTCTTCCAGATCCAGGTTTTCTGTCATATGAAGCTTGTGTAAAAATAGCTGATGGAACAATCGTTCCCGTTGACTGCACAATGGAAAATGAATTTAAAATAAAAGCAGAAGATGTTGAAGAAAAAATAACCGATAAGACAAAAGCAATCGTTTTAAATTCACCATCAAATCCAACTGGAGCAGTTATGGAAAAAGAAGATGTGAAGGCAATAGCTGACTTATCAATGGATAAAAATTTCTTAATCATATCCGATGAGATTTACGAAAAGATAATTTATGATAAAAAGCATTATTCACCTGCAAAATACAGTGATAATGTAATTACATTAAACGGATTTTCAAAAACATATGCAATGACTGGTCTTAGAATAGGATATTTGACCGCTAATGAGAATTATATCGAAGAAATGCTCAAGATACACCAATACAACATTGCATGTGCAAGTACAACTTCACAAAGGGGCGCTTACGAAGCATTAATCGGCCCTCAAGATGAAGTGAATAAGATGGTTGATGAATTCCAAAGAAGACGTGATTTAATAGTTACCCGTTTAAACGACATGGGATATGAAACTGTGAATGCTGAAGGTGCATTTTACGTATTCCCAAAAATTGAAGATGAGAACTTCGTATTGAAAGCAGCAAAAGAAGGCGTAATCACTGTTCCGGGAATAGCATTTGGATCAAACGGTAAGAATCATGTACGTATGTCTTATGCAAATTCCTATGAAAACATTGAAAAAGCCATGGACATTTTAGAAGAGCGTGTAGTTAATGGATGA
- a CDS encoding cation diffusion facilitator family transporter: MDELRYKGGRKAAIVAIVANCFLTFFNILVGLMSGSYALVSEGAHTLSDVATSIIAFIGFKIGQKPADKEHPLGHGRAEAISGLVIVLFLAMVSYEIITGAIVKIINPSLITIPDVYAAIMAVFGIFVNYAISNYIISIGKEINSPAIIADGKHQKTDIFSSIAVLVGVIVSNIGFPILDPIVGLIIGLLILKTAYEIGKENIDNIMGKIPSEKLIRKIERIANSTPNAHNAHNIKVDYLGSYATVTLHIEVDGNMTVDEAHKIIHIVQNNIVNKIPIIKSATVHACPIGLEYNHAQEIDESYN; encoded by the coding sequence ATGGATGAATTGAGATATAAAGGCGGGAGAAAAGCGGCGATAGTAGCCATTGTTGCAAATTGCTTTTTGACCTTTTTTAATATACTTGTTGGATTAATGTCTGGAAGTTATGCATTGGTTTCTGAAGGAGCCCATACCTTATCCGATGTTGCAACTTCAATCATTGCATTTATTGGCTTTAAAATAGGTCAAAAACCTGCAGATAAAGAGCATCCTCTTGGCCATGGCCGTGCAGAAGCCATAAGCGGTTTGGTTATTGTATTATTTTTAGCAATGGTTTCCTATGAAATAATTACCGGAGCAATAGTTAAAATAATCAATCCATCACTTATCACCATTCCCGATGTTTATGCCGCAATAATGGCCGTTTTTGGAATTTTCGTAAATTATGCAATCAGTAATTATATTATAAGTATTGGAAAGGAAATTAATAGCCCCGCCATAATAGCTGATGGAAAACATCAAAAGACTGATATTTTCTCATCAATTGCCGTTTTGGTTGGTGTAATAGTCTCCAATATAGGATTTCCAATACTTGATCCGATTGTAGGATTGATAATTGGATTATTGATTTTAAAAACTGCCTATGAAATAGGAAAAGAAAATATTGATAATATCATGGGCAAAATCCCATCAGAAAAATTAATCAGAAAAATTGAAAGAATAGCCAATTCAACTCCAAATGCACATAATGCCCACAACATTAAAGTGGATTATTTAGGTTCTTATGCAACAGTGACACTGCATATTGAAGTTGACGGGAACATGACTGTTGATGAAGCTCATAAAATCATTCACATAGTACAGAACAATATTGTAAACAAAATACCAATCATAAAATCAGCTACAGTTCATGCATGTCCAATCGGATTAGAATATAACCATGCCCAAGAAATAGATGAATCATATAATTAA
- a CDS encoding CBS domain-containing protein, whose translation MLNKKVKEIMTSDVITTTPDVDVICAFEKLMKHKISSLPVVEDDKLVGIITATDVGHNLILDKYELGTSVKEIMIKPVVTVSPEDSLEEAVKIMKEGVSSSGILNQLPVLENDKLVGIISDGDIIQEIL comes from the coding sequence ATGTTGAACAAGAAAGTTAAAGAAATAATGACTTCTGATGTGATTACAACAACACCTGATGTTGATGTTATATGCGCATTTGAAAAATTGATGAAACATAAAATCAGCTCTCTTCCAGTAGTGGAAGACGATAAGCTTGTGGGCATTATTACTGCAACAGATGTGGGCCATAATTTGATATTGGATAAGTATGAATTAGGCACAAGTGTTAAAGAAATAATGATTAAACCTGTAGTTACAGTTTCTCCAGAAGATTCTCTTGAAGAAGCTGTTAAGATAATGAAGGAAGGTGTTTCCTCTTCAGGCATATTAAATCAACTCCCTGTTTTAGAAAATGATAAATTAGTAGGTATTATTTCTGATGGAGATATAATACAAGAGATTTTATAA
- a CDS encoding 2-phosphoglycerate kinase encodes MIWVTGEVDGKKYKEPFSKGIMSRSLNVADIGSQRAYEIASDIENELIMNDISEIPSYELAGVVLNHLKKVDSRVADKYENWRSLRISKEPLIILIGGASGVGTSSMAFELANRLRLKNLISTDMIREVMRKIVSKELSPVIHKSSFDAYESMRTPSIRIDSVIEGFISHVDVVNVGIEAIIERSVKEGISTIIEGVHIVPGFIRKDLIENNNIIMFTLTVDDEESHKQRFYSRCRQPWVKRPLERYMDNFDSIRKTQKFLVEQAKIHDTRIIDNVEMNETIDIMVNDILEKFGGKDNVEQES; translated from the coding sequence ATGATTTGGGTTACTGGAGAAGTTGATGGCAAAAAATACAAGGAACCATTTTCTAAAGGGATAATGTCTCGTTCATTAAACGTTGCAGATATTGGATCTCAAAGAGCATATGAAATAGCTAGTGATATTGAAAATGAATTAATCATGAATGATATTAGTGAAATTCCTAGCTATGAATTAGCTGGTGTTGTTTTAAATCATCTAAAAAAAGTCGATTCTAGAGTTGCAGATAAATATGAAAATTGGAGGTCCCTTAGAATTTCTAAAGAACCACTTATCATATTAATCGGGGGAGCCTCAGGAGTAGGTACCTCTTCCATGGCGTTTGAATTGGCTAACAGGCTTAGATTAAAGAATCTTATCAGTACGGATATGATTCGTGAAGTAATGCGTAAGATAGTTTCTAAGGAATTAAGTCCTGTTATTCATAAATCTAGTTTTGATGCTTATGAAAGCATGAGAACACCATCAATTAGGATAGATTCTGTCATAGAAGGTTTTATTAGTCATGTTGATGTTGTTAATGTTGGCATAGAAGCTATTATTGAAAGATCAGTAAAGGAAGGGATAAGTACCATTATTGAAGGTGTGCATATTGTTCCAGGATTCATTAGAAAGGATTTAATCGAAAATAATAATATAATTATGTTCACCTTAACTGTTGATGATGAGGAATCTCATAAGCAGAGATTCTATTCAAGATGTAGGCAACCTTGGGTTAAACGACCACTCGAAAGATATATGGATAATTTCGATTCAATAAGAAAAACTCAAAAATTTTTAGTTGAACAAGCTAAAATTCATGATACTCGCATAATTGATAATGTGGAAATGAATGAAACAATAGATATCATGGTAAATGATATTCTCGAAAAATTCGGAGGCAAAGACAATGTTGAACAAGAAAGTTAA
- a CDS encoding metallophosphoesterase, producing MTKILAISDAHGEENENLYAYLNNNDVDLVLILGDLTNFGPLDFVETFINKIADCGVDVIAIPGNCDPNGICNAINDVAFCLHNNIVAYGDAILFGFGGSNPTPFDTPGEMDDDKIYRAVYDLLANYDYVYNTEIPKVRILVTHAPPFNTDADRVSDGEHVGSPGILKSIHEFEPEINLCGHIHEAKSLSKIGTTTDVANPGMLKDNGAVLIDIQDGSNYDINIISLDE from the coding sequence ATGACAAAAATTTTAGCGATTAGTGATGCACACGGCGAAGAAAATGAAAATTTGTATGCATATTTGAATAATAATGATGTTGATTTAGTTTTAATTCTTGGGGATTTAACTAATTTCGGTCCTTTAGATTTTGTTGAAACCTTTATTAACAAGATTGCAGATTGTGGCGTTGACGTAATAGCTATTCCAGGTAATTGCGACCCTAACGGAATTTGCAATGCCATTAATGATGTGGCATTCTGTCTCCATAACAATATTGTTGCATATGGGGATGCAATATTATTTGGATTTGGCGGTTCCAATCCCACCCCATTTGACACACCCGGTGAAATGGATGACGACAAAATTTATAGGGCAGTCTATGATTTGTTAGCTAATTATGATTATGTTTACAATACTGAAATTCCTAAAGTAAGGATTTTAGTTACTCATGCTCCACCTTTCAACACTGATGCTGACAGAGTTTCAGACGGAGAACATGTGGGCAGTCCTGGAATTTTAAAATCCATTCATGAATTTGAACCGGAAATCAATCTTTGCGGCCATATACATGAAGCAAAATCTCTTTCAAAAATCGGAACTACTACCGATGTAGCAAATCCTGGTATGCTTAAAGATAATGGTGCTGTTTTAATAGATATTCAAGATGGCTCAAATTATGATATAAATATCATTTCATTAGATGAATAA
- a CDS encoding DUF2096 domain-containing protein — protein sequence MSLPSEQNWLVLHHLIKDLTEKGYKIPDGINPEMGLIRSSISSYKRDPSHPDLINGLANAEMSLNNIQRNLLIIAEQEGDEYVDHWLDLLKRVMHGEEVFDFAKSRSKFLVNSPPGLITGRINLRVPLAEERVQEIAEWNGLIIEFDDDVTVQLHGDKEDLQVGLKEMGSFFLED from the coding sequence ATGAGCTTACCCTCTGAACAGAATTGGTTAGTTCTACACCATCTTATCAAAGATTTAACTGAAAAGGGATATAAAATCCCTGATGGAATTAACCCTGAGATGGGATTAATCAGATCTTCAATTAGCTCATATAAAAGAGATCCTTCTCATCCAGATTTAATCAATGGTTTAGCGAATGCTGAAATGTCTTTAAATAATATTCAAAGAAATCTTCTAATCATTGCAGAACAAGAAGGCGATGAATATGTTGACCATTGGCTTGACTTATTGAAAAGAGTCATGCATGGAGAAGAAGTATTTGATTTTGCAAAATCAAGGTCAAAATTTCTTGTTAACTCCCCTCCAGGTTTAATAACCGGAAGAATTAATTTAAGAGTTCCTCTAGCTGAAGAAAGAGTTCAAGAAATTGCAGAATGGAACGGTCTTATCATTGAATTTGATGATGATGTGACTGTCCAATTGCATGGTGATAAAGAAGACCTTCAGGTAGGTTTAAAAGAAATGGGATCATTCTTTTTAGAAGATTAA
- a CDS encoding DUF749 domain-containing protein — translation MFVATLDGIFKYSDLPEEYEPYVQFKATIDKRELKASDEVAILNIAGTSTHHVLFLDSYENTAEIEQELKEADAKINHTTLKIIGGHL, via the coding sequence ATGTTTGTAGCGACATTAGATGGAATATTTAAATATTCTGACCTTCCAGAAGAATATGAACCTTATGTACAATTCAAAGCAACAATTGATAAAAGAGAACTTAAAGCTAGTGATGAAGTGGCTATTTTAAATATTGCCGGTACTTCAACTCATCATGTTTTATTCTTAGATTCATACGAAAATACTGCTGAAATTGAACAGGAATTAAAAGAAGCAGATGCAAAAATAAACCATACTACTTTAAAAATAATAGGTGGACATTTATGA
- the hdrB gene encoding CoB--CoM heterodisulfide reductase subunit B, with product MEIAYFLGCIMNNRYPGIEKATRKLFEALDIELKDMEGASCCPAPGVFGSFDEETWATIAARNLTIAEDMGADIMTECNGCFGSLFECNHMLKESEEKKAEINKNLAEIGREYKGTVDVKHFAQILRDDVGFEKLASLIEKPLDLNVAVHYGCHFLKPTKTIGIEENAEDPDILDDLVEITGAKSIDYKDKMMCCGAGGGLRSRDLDVTTSFTKEKLDHMTEAGVDAIVNVCPFCHLQFDQGQIEVNERYGTDFAIPVFHLAQLYGLAMGLSADELTFDAQRIDATPAIKKALGE from the coding sequence ATGGAAATTGCATACTTCTTAGGTTGTATCATGAACAACCGTTATCCTGGTATTGAAAAAGCTACCAGAAAATTATTTGAAGCATTAGATATTGAATTAAAAGATATGGAAGGAGCATCTTGTTGTCCTGCTCCTGGTGTATTCGGTTCTTTTGATGAAGAAACCTGGGCTACTATTGCTGCTCGTAACTTAACTATTGCTGAAGACATGGGTGCTGACATCATGACTGAATGTAATGGATGTTTCGGTTCATTATTCGAATGTAACCACATGTTAAAAGAAAGTGAAGAGAAAAAAGCTGAAATTAACAAAAACTTAGCTGAAATCGGCAGAGAATACAAAGGTACTGTTGATGTAAAACACTTCGCTCAAATTTTAAGAGACGATGTTGGTTTCGAAAAATTAGCTTCATTAATCGAAAAACCTTTAGACTTAAATGTTGCTGTACACTATGGTTGCCACTTCTTAAAACCAACTAAAACTATTGGTATTGAAGAAAACGCAGAAGACCCAGATATCTTAGATGACCTTGTAGAAATCACTGGTGCAAAATCCATTGACTACAAAGACAAAATGATGTGCTGTGGTGCTGGTGGAGGTTTAAGATCCAGAGATTTAGATGTAACTACTAGTTTCACTAAAGAAAAACTCGATCACATGACCGAAGCTGGAGTAGACGCAATTGTTAACGTATGTCCTTTCTGTCACTTACAATTCGACCAAGGTCAAATTGAAGTTAACGAAAGATACGGAACTGACTTTGCAATTCCTGTTTTCCACTTAGCTCAATTATACGGATTAGCAATGGGATTATCTGCTGATGAGTTAACTTTCGATGCTCAAAGAATTGACGCAACCCCTGCTATTAAAAAAGCTTTAGGTGAATAA